A genome region from Candidatus Zixiibacteriota bacterium includes the following:
- a CDS encoding methyl-accepting chemotaxis protein codes for MRTGIMLRPQLTVGKLKGNLILVALIILLTAMVTAGGIFFLLRFYISDPITVIILSELGGLVLALLPAYLFNRHFNRPRTGLSEKIRKIGEGRFEEPIDLDREEIFSDIAESVNFANRNLMDKFQSIVKNTNRLAAVEEELSSRFRPRNSTDDYTKNLVYQLKICTSRLRNDLSDLSIGKSNGIDI; via the coding sequence ATGCGAACGGGAATTATGCTAAGGCCGCAACTTACTGTTGGTAAGTTAAAAGGCAACCTGATCCTAGTTGCTCTGATTATTCTTCTAACCGCCATGGTTACCGCCGGCGGTATTTTTTTTCTCCTGAGATTCTACATATCGGATCCAATCACCGTCATTATTCTCTCCGAGCTGGGCGGACTGGTCCTGGCCCTTTTACCAGCGTATCTTTTTAATCGTCATTTTAATCGTCCCCGGACCGGTCTTTCGGAAAAAATCCGGAAAATCGGGGAGGGGCGGTTCGAAGAGCCGATTGATCTGGATCGGGAGGAAATTTTCAGCGATATTGCCGAATCGGTAAATTTCGCCAATCGTAATTTGATGGACAAATTCCAGTCGATTGTCAAAAATACCAATCGCCTGGCGGCTGTCGAGGAAGAGCTTTCATCAAGATTCAGGCCGCGAAACTCAACCGATGATTACACCAAGAATCTTGTGTATCAGCTGAAAATCTGCACCAGCCGTTTGAGAAACGATTTGAGCGATTTATCTATCGGTAAGAGCAACGGGATTGACATTTAG
- the rsmA gene encoding ribosomal RNA small subunit methyltransferase A, producing the protein MADKKIADRIVALLDTTPDDVIFEIGSGRGTLTKLIAESGARVFSFELDRRLIDDLNKKFDNCENVRIVNGDFLRVEPGDYYSGKFKLIGNIPYDITSPLIDWIIRFRERIVRAVITTQKELGDRISSHPGSRDWAPIAVFCQCFFEIKTVMTIPPSAFYPPPRVISSALIFEPRTSPEISDRETFELIVRRAFKQRRKLLVNNLDGFEGLDRKSVELILDSLGIDPKSRAEQLGIGDFIALSEAITSAKLS; encoded by the coding sequence TTGGCCGATAAAAAGATCGCAGACCGGATTGTGGCCCTTCTCGATACCACGCCTGACGATGTCATTTTTGAGATCGGCAGTGGCCGGGGAACTCTGACCAAACTTATCGCTGAATCCGGGGCCAGGGTTTTCTCTTTCGAACTGGATCGCAGGCTGATCGATGATCTGAATAAAAAATTCGACAACTGCGAGAATGTCAGAATTGTCAACGGAGATTTTCTCCGGGTCGAGCCCGGGGATTACTACTCAGGTAAATTTAAACTGATCGGCAATATTCCCTACGATATCACTTCGCCGCTGATAGACTGGATTATCAGGTTTCGAGAAAGAATCGTCCGGGCGGTGATTACTACCCAAAAAGAACTGGGGGATAGAATCAGTTCTCATCCGGGAAGCCGTGATTGGGCGCCGATCGCTGTTTTTTGCCAGTGTTTTTTTGAGATAAAAACAGTGATGACTATTCCTCCTTCAGCCTTTTATCCGCCGCCCAGGGTGATCTCATCGGCTCTGATATTCGAACCCCGGACATCACCGGAGATTTCAGACCGAGAAACATTCGAGCTGATCGTCCGCCGCGCTTTCAAACAGCGCCGTAAATTGCTGGTTAACAACCTGGACGGGTTTGAGGGTTTGGATAGAAAAAGTGTCGAACTTATTCTGGATAGCCTGGGAATCGACCCGAAAAGCCGGGCCGAACAGCTTGGAATCGGGGATTTTATTGCCCTGTCGGAAGCTATCACATCGGCAAAATTATCTTGA
- a CDS encoding TatD family hydrolase: MIDSHCHLDFKEFNGRQEQIIKDALTAGVHTLINIGADLDTSRNSVDLANKYECVYAAVGVHPHDARKYNGQTDIELIQLSENKRVVAIGEIGLDFYRDLSPRDQQKRIFRRQLDIAIDRKLPVVIHSRDSFRETVDIIKEYTGRLIGAVFHCFPGTVRDAREVIDLGCNIGIGGVVTYPGSKMAQVAAEIPLESMLLETDCPYLTPIPYRGKTNQPAYLSYIRDEIAEVRGISPQEVDKITDRNSRKFYRLVEVFGG, from the coding sequence ATGATTGATTCTCACTGTCATCTCGATTTCAAGGAATTCAACGGGCGGCAGGAGCAGATTATTAAGGATGCTCTCACTGCAGGAGTCCATACCCTGATCAATATTGGGGCGGATCTTGATACTTCGAGAAATTCGGTCGATCTGGCTAATAAATATGAATGTGTCTATGCCGCGGTTGGAGTACATCCCCATGATGCCCGAAAATATAATGGGCAAACGGATATCGAGTTGATACAGCTGTCGGAGAATAAGAGAGTGGTGGCAATCGGGGAGATAGGTTTGGATTTTTATCGCGATCTTTCGCCCCGAGACCAGCAAAAAAGGATTTTTCGCCGTCAGCTCGATATCGCCATCGACAGAAAACTCCCGGTGGTAATACATTCTCGTGATTCGTTTCGCGAAACGGTGGATATTATAAAGGAGTACACCGGACGATTGATCGGCGCTGTTTTTCATTGTTTTCCTGGTACGGTTCGTGATGCCAGGGAAGTTATTGATCTCGGTTGTAATATCGGGATCGGCGGGGTGGTGACATATCCGGGATCAAAAATGGCCCAGGTGGCGGCCGAAATTCCACTGGAATCAATGCTACTGGAAACCGATTGTCCTTATCTTACGCCGATTCCGTACCGGGGTAAAACCAATCAGCCGGCCTATCTCAGTTACATAAGGGATGAAATCGCGGAGGTTCGTGGAATCAGTCCGCAGGAAGTGGACAAAATCACCGACCGCAACAGCCGGAAGTTTTATCGTCTGGTGGAAGTTTTTGGGGGGTGA
- a CDS encoding peptidoglycan DD-metalloendopeptidase family protein, producing MKYGGEKIILLFLAILPVIISGYGQPARADDILNQKQELEKIKDEIDNTRKNLDSLRNVEKNVLKEISEAEQRASMNKTVIQRLNNQLASLRKDIDHSKEQLQSSEEHYRNSRGRYIYNLKYYYLGVRLPEGGPGHKIDDEKKAFEKRLYLQSLAAYDKNEMTRASKYLTEAENSYADLVDREKSVDNVRAQKRSEYTIITSQKDKKERTLTNIRRKKEDEADRLVTLSEAARQMEELIEHLELARMEREKSSRPMQFEYKTGNFDSYKGSLMAPVKGTVVGSFGWKTDKITNLKSYSPGIEIKGKKGAPVLAAARGVVAYIGSLRGYGNFVIVEHEDGYYTTYSGLEQLTVVANQIVGRDERLGIASDGTVKFELRQGRTPLDPVEWIRLDSFK from the coding sequence ATGAAGTATGGTGGGGAAAAAATCATCCTTCTTTTTTTGGCGATTCTGCCGGTAATCATATCTGGTTATGGCCAGCCCGCTCGGGCCGATGACATTCTCAATCAAAAGCAGGAACTGGAAAAAATAAAAGATGAAATAGACAATACCCGCAAAAATCTCGATTCGCTCCGGAATGTCGAAAAAAACGTTCTGAAGGAAATCTCCGAAGCCGAGCAACGAGCCTCGATGAACAAAACGGTCATACAGCGACTGAATAATCAGCTGGCTTCCCTGAGAAAGGATATCGATCATTCCAAAGAGCAACTTCAATCCTCGGAAGAACATTACAGAAACTCACGCGGGCGTTATATTTATAATCTGAAGTACTATTATCTGGGGGTGAGGTTGCCTGAAGGCGGTCCCGGCCATAAGATTGACGATGAGAAAAAGGCCTTCGAAAAAAGGCTGTACCTTCAATCGCTGGCGGCATACGATAAGAATGAAATGACCCGGGCCTCGAAGTATTTGACTGAGGCGGAGAATTCCTATGCCGATCTGGTCGATCGGGAGAAATCGGTGGATAATGTCCGGGCTCAAAAACGCAGTGAGTACACCATCATTACCTCTCAAAAGGACAAAAAAGAGCGAACCCTGACTAATATCCGCCGTAAGAAAGAGGATGAAGCTGATCGGCTGGTTACTCTCTCCGAAGCGGCCCGGCAGATGGAGGAACTGATTGAACATTTGGAGTTGGCCCGGATGGAGCGGGAAAAGTCGAGCCGTCCGATGCAATTTGAATATAAAACCGGCAATTTTGATTCATACAAGGGTTCTCTGATGGCTCCGGTCAAGGGAACGGTGGTCGGGAGTTTCGGCTGGAAAACCGACAAGATTACCAATTTGAAATCATATTCGCCCGGGATCGAAATCAAGGGCAAAAAAGGAGCTCCGGTACTGGCCGCCGCCAGGGGCGTAGTGGCCTATATCGGAAGCCTGAGAGGTTATGGCAATTTCGTGATTGTAGAACATGAGGACGGCTATTACACCACCTATTCCGGACTGGAGCAGTTGACGGTGGTGGCCAATCAGATTGTCGGTCGGGACGAACGGTTGGGGATAGCTTCCGATGGGACAGTGAAATTCGAATTACGGCAGGGGCGAACACCTCTTGATCCCGTGGAGTGGATTAGACTTGACTCCTTTAAATGA
- the metG gene encoding methionine--tRNA ligase: protein MPKPFYITTPIYYVNDRPHIGHSYTTIAADLLTRFQRLKGREAFFLTGTDEHGNKVAEAAAASGLAPQEFCDRVVRQYEKAWKALSIEYDDFIRTTQDRHIRALEKIMMVLKNARTPSGEDVIYSGTYEGLYCIGCEKFLTDKELVNGLCPDHKKAPTTLKEKNYFFRLSAYLDKLWEIIEKNEMLILPEERRREVLGLFKQGLADFSISREKVTWGIPLPFDKSQHAYVWIDALFNYITGIGYGADEKKFRKWWYDSESIHLMAKDILKFHCIFWPAMLMAAGLPLPKKIFLHGFFTVDGEKMSKSLGNQIDPIEMVEQFGADATRYLLLTQYPFGADGDIQQSRFITKYNSDLANDLGNLVSRVAKMILANFDGKLPGPSDKLEGARELIEQAELLSEAVNDHLHNFRIGSAIDNTMNLIRQTNRFFDTNAPWKLVKDNKMKEAGGVLYTCSEILRIVSILIYPIMPGKALEILSIFGLDEKELNMDTARTFFNLKPGEPVIFKDAIFPRLKDKKQEKADTQAVGSSDGLIDISEFGQLQLVVAEVLRAEAVEGADKLLKLQINVGSDTRQIVAGIAQFYKPEQMVGKKIVVIKNLKPAKIRGVESYGMLLAAKKGKDLFLVIPEGDLPAGATIS from the coding sequence GTGCCGAAACCGTTTTATATTACAACCCCCATTTACTATGTCAATGATCGTCCGCATATCGGACATTCATATACAACCATCGCCGCCGACCTGCTGACCCGTTTTCAGCGTCTTAAAGGTCGCGAGGCCTTTTTTCTGACAGGTACCGATGAGCATGGTAATAAAGTTGCCGAAGCCGCGGCCGCCAGTGGATTGGCGCCCCAGGAATTCTGTGACCGGGTGGTTCGTCAATATGAAAAAGCCTGGAAAGCTCTTTCGATCGAATATGACGATTTTATCAGAACCACTCAGGATCGGCATATCAGGGCCCTTGAAAAAATCATGATGGTTCTTAAGAATGCCCGAACACCATCGGGAGAAGATGTAATATATTCCGGGACCTATGAAGGCCTTTACTGCATCGGTTGCGAAAAATTCTTGACCGATAAAGAACTGGTCAATGGATTATGTCCCGACCATAAGAAAGCACCGACAACGCTCAAGGAAAAAAACTACTTTTTCCGTCTCAGCGCCTATCTGGATAAACTCTGGGAAATCATTGAAAAGAATGAAATGCTGATTCTCCCCGAGGAACGCCGCCGCGAGGTCCTAGGGCTGTTCAAACAGGGCCTGGCCGATTTTTCCATCTCCCGCGAAAAAGTTACCTGGGGTATTCCGTTACCTTTCGATAAAAGCCAGCATGCCTATGTCTGGATCGATGCCCTTTTCAATTATATCACCGGGATCGGTTACGGAGCCGATGAAAAGAAATTCCGGAAATGGTGGTATGATTCGGAGTCAATTCACCTGATGGCTAAGGATATCCTTAAATTTCACTGCATCTTCTGGCCGGCCATGCTGATGGCGGCCGGATTGCCATTGCCCAAAAAGATTTTTCTGCATGGCTTTTTTACCGTGGACGGTGAAAAAATGTCCAAGTCGCTTGGTAATCAGATCGACCCGATTGAGATGGTGGAGCAGTTCGGAGCGGATGCCACGCGATACCTGTTGTTGACGCAATATCCTTTCGGGGCCGATGGTGATATTCAGCAGTCGCGATTTATCACCAAGTACAACAGCGATCTGGCCAATGATCTGGGGAATCTGGTATCCCGAGTGGCCAAAATGATCCTGGCCAATTTCGACGGCAAGTTACCGGGACCGAGCGATAAACTGGAGGGAGCCCGAGAATTGATCGAACAGGCGGAGTTACTCTCGGAAGCAGTCAATGATCATCTTCATAATTTTCGTATCGGTTCGGCCATCGACAATACCATGAACCTGATTCGCCAGACCAATCGGTTTTTTGATACCAATGCCCCTTGGAAGCTGGTCAAAGATAATAAAATGAAAGAAGCCGGGGGGGTTCTTTATACCTGCAGCGAAATTCTCCGGATTGTCTCGATTCTTATTTATCCGATCATGCCGGGTAAAGCGCTGGAGATTTTGTCGATCTTCGGGCTGGATGAAAAAGAATTGAACATGGATACCGCCAGAACCTTTTTCAATCTGAAACCGGGGGAGCCGGTCATATTCAAAGATGCCATATTCCCCAGGCTGAAAGACAAAAAGCAAGAAAAAGCGGATACCCAGGCGGTTGGCAGTAGTGATGGTCTGATCGATATATCCGAATTCGGGCAATTGCAACTGGTCGTGGCCGAGGTGCTCCGGGCCGAAGCAGTCGAGGGGGCCGATAAGCTTTTAAAACTTCAGATAAATGTCGGATCGGATACCCGGCAGATAGTGGCCGGGATAGCCCAATTTTACAAACCGGAACAGATGGTCGGGAAAAAGATTGTGGTGATCAAAAATTTGAAACCGGCCAAAATCCGTGGTGTGGAATCTTACGGTATGCTGCTGGCGGCCAAAAAGGGTAAAGACCTGTTTCTGGTTATCCCGGAGGGTGATCTCCCGGCCGGAGCGACAATCAGCTGA
- a CDS encoding ATP-binding cassette domain-containing protein, with translation MNDNSSIVELVDVSLANPGGREIFSEMNFTLTAGETAVIVGQTGSGKTSLVEMLIGYKRPDSGIVRVFGRNINLSSEGQIGLIRKKIGGVGGIFRTVDHLSVYENCLLPLLLNGEKTSVSRPKVMQILTQFNLLNKKGENAGNLSRGERVLLMLGRALAANQPLLLIDEPLAGLVESTSSMVLKRIQRLAVSGHSLIILTTGQTGLAISGSREYHISDGKLK, from the coding sequence TTGAATGACAACAGCAGTATAGTCGAATTGGTTGATGTCTCGCTGGCCAATCCGGGCGGTCGGGAAATCTTCTCCGAGATGAATTTCACTCTGACGGCGGGCGAGACGGCCGTGATTGTCGGTCAAACTGGATCAGGGAAGACTTCGCTGGTGGAAATGCTGATCGGGTATAAGCGGCCGGATTCCGGGATAGTCAGAGTATTCGGGAGGAATATCAATTTATCGAGTGAAGGGCAGATTGGTTTGATCAGGAAAAAGATAGGGGGTGTGGGGGGGATTTTCCGGACTGTGGATCATCTTTCGGTCTATGAGAATTGTCTTTTGCCGCTGCTTCTGAATGGTGAAAAAACCTCGGTTTCCAGGCCAAAAGTCATGCAAATTCTAACCCAGTTCAATCTCCTGAATAAAAAGGGCGAAAATGCGGGAAACCTGTCGCGGGGCGAAAGAGTCCTGCTTATGCTGGGGCGGGCGCTGGCGGCTAATCAGCCACTGTTGCTGATCGATGAACCTCTGGCCGGATTGGTCGAATCGACATCATCAATGGTTCTTAAGCGTATCCAGAGACTGGCCGTTTCGGGGCACAGCCTGATTATTCTGACCACGGGACAAACCGGGCTGGCGATTTCGGGAAGCAGGGAATATCACATAAGTGATGGGAAATTAAAATGA
- a CDS encoding sodium/proline symporter, which translates to MNAILIGFILYLVTLLIIGFLTFRFNKSIADYVLAGRRLGVWVITFSERASGESAWLLLGLPGVVFASGLSELWVVIGCTSGILFSWMFISRRLRIESEANFALTIPEYFENKFNDTTRTVRTLGTLIIVFFFTFYVCAQFDGAGKVLNATFGIPHTWGMIIGAIMILFYTIMGGFWAVAWTDFFQSILMLFTLVLLPVVALIELGGWEKITVFIASTHVDHLTLLGGNTGLWAALSIISGLAWGLGYMGQPHLLARFMAIKDPEKLRQGAVIGISWAVLAFWGAMFIGLFAVVHFNAGGIADQEKVMPMMATQLLPGWVAGLLISGAIAAMMSTADSQLLVATSAVAEDIYHNFIDKKATEEKLVTVSRLITFCVGVAAFLIAYFSSELVFKMVSFAWSGLGSAFGPPLLLTLWWRKTTREGVLAGMLVGTITVIIWHFTPQLTGLVYELAPAFIMSLLAVWLVSLATNKNNLDKKLADNLAKK; encoded by the coding sequence ATGAATGCCATTCTGATCGGCTTCATTCTCTATCTGGTTACCCTGCTTATTATCGGTTTTTTGACTTTTAGATTCAACAAGTCTATTGCCGACTATGTCCTGGCGGGACGCCGGCTGGGAGTCTGGGTGATTACCTTCTCCGAGCGCGCCTCGGGAGAATCCGCCTGGCTACTGCTGGGTCTCCCGGGTGTCGTTTTCGCCTCCGGATTGTCGGAATTATGGGTGGTCATCGGATGTACCTCGGGGATACTTTTTTCATGGATGTTCATCTCCCGCCGTTTGCGAATCGAATCGGAAGCCAATTTCGCACTGACCATCCCGGAATACTTCGAAAATAAATTCAATGATACCACCAGGACGGTCAGAACCCTGGGAACCCTGATAATCGTTTTCTTCTTCACATTTTATGTCTGTGCCCAGTTCGACGGGGCCGGCAAAGTCCTTAACGCCACCTTCGGAATTCCCCATACCTGGGGGATGATAATCGGGGCTATAATGATTCTTTTTTACACTATCATGGGGGGCTTTTGGGCGGTTGCCTGGACCGATTTTTTTCAATCGATACTGATGTTGTTCACCCTGGTTTTGCTACCGGTAGTCGCTCTTATTGAACTCGGCGGATGGGAAAAAATCACCGTTTTCATAGCCTCAACCCATGTTGATCATCTAACCCTGCTGGGCGGTAATACCGGCCTCTGGGCGGCTTTATCGATCATTTCCGGCCTGGCCTGGGGCTTGGGCTATATGGGCCAACCTCACCTGCTGGCCCGCTTTATGGCTATCAAAGATCCGGAGAAACTCCGCCAGGGGGCGGTAATCGGAATCAGCTGGGCGGTTCTGGCTTTCTGGGGAGCCATGTTTATCGGCCTGTTTGCGGTGGTTCATTTCAACGCCGGCGGCATTGCCGATCAGGAGAAGGTTATGCCGATGATGGCCACCCAGCTTCTTCCCGGGTGGGTTGCCGGACTTCTCATTTCCGGCGCCATCGCGGCCATGATGTCAACTGCGGACAGCCAGCTCCTGGTAGCCACCTCGGCTGTGGCCGAGGATATTTATCACAATTTTATCGATAAAAAAGCAACCGAAGAAAAACTTGTTACGGTTTCCAGATTAATAACCTTCTGTGTCGGTGTGGCCGCCTTTCTTATTGCCTATTTCTCATCCGAGCTGGTATTCAAAATGGTCAGTTTTGCCTGGTCCGGACTCGGATCGGCTTTCGGACCGCCCCTGCTGTTGACTCTGTGGTGGCGGAAAACCACCCGCGAGGGAGTCCTGGCGGGAATGCTGGTAGGCACCATAACCGTCATAATCTGGCATTTCACACCGCAGTTGACAGGCCTGGTTTACGAGTTGGCCCCGGCTTTCATTATGTCGCTTTTGGCCGTCTGGCTGGTTAGCCTGGCAACCAATAAAAATAATCTGGATAAAAAACTGGCCGATAATCTGGCAAAAAAATAG
- a CDS encoding pyridoxine 5'-phosphate synthase — MPSVSIKVDYAASLRNIRGFKEPDPSHAAVIAEIAGADGICCHLREDRRHIRDRDIYILKEVTRTRFILQIAPISEMIERAIEVKPALVTLMPFCPDEAYIENGIDLEANRDQYAETAEGLMAEDIPVAYFIDPDSSAVKDAARVKAAAVELNTIHYATAKTVENADTELDRLDQMAQLAAKLGMTVRCGNGLNYKNIMPLIELGVFNDFALGHAVISRGLMVGLDRAVRELVEMIHRPVVE, encoded by the coding sequence ATGCCATCAGTTTCAATCAAAGTGGATTATGCCGCCTCTTTGCGAAATATACGGGGATTCAAAGAACCGGATCCTTCTCATGCCGCGGTGATAGCCGAAATTGCGGGAGCCGACGGTATCTGCTGTCATCTGCGGGAGGATCGGCGGCATATTCGCGATCGGGATATCTACATCCTTAAGGAAGTCACTCGAACCAGATTCATTCTTCAGATCGCCCCGATCAGTGAAATGATTGAACGGGCGATAGAAGTGAAACCGGCCCTGGTCACTCTGATGCCTTTTTGTCCTGACGAAGCCTATATCGAAAACGGAATTGATCTGGAGGCTAACCGAGATCAATATGCCGAGACGGCGGAAGGACTTATGGCCGAGGACATACCGGTCGCTTATTTTATTGATCCCGACAGTAGTGCGGTTAAAGATGCCGCGCGGGTCAAGGCGGCCGCGGTGGAACTCAATACTATCCATTATGCCACGGCCAAAACGGTGGAGAACGCCGATACAGAACTGGATCGGCTGGATCAGATGGCCCAGCTGGCGGCCAAACTGGGGATGACAGTTCGTTGCGGTAATGGATTAAATTATAAAAATATCATGCCCCTGATCGAGTTGGGAGTTTTCAATGATTTTGCCCTTGGCCATGCCGTTATCAGCCGGGGATTGATGGTTGGACTGGATCGGGCGGTCAGAGAACTGGTCGAGATGATCCATCGGCCGGTTGTGGAATAA
- a CDS encoding 4-hydroxyphenylacetate 3-hydroxylase, with the protein MALKSYEEYLESLRKMRPNIYKFDELIEDVTTHPATRNTVQGHGQTFRAITDPKEREILTTTSHLTGEPISRYLSIIRSAEDMFANSRMKRHMFHLTGTCTGGRCAGWTALNSMFITTYEMDERLGTDYHQRFLTWLKDAQARDITISGALTDPKGDRTKSPSMQDDPDMNLRIVEKRDDGIVVRGAKVMICGVAAANEIFILPGSAYREADKDYAISFVIPRDIENLTIVETRHPSDMREYEEGFDSPVKDGGITQAFLLFEDVFIPKDRVFMAGEFDFTFSAVKYFIAPYRAAIGGCVAGQGDIKIGAAILTARANGLNSKVFSDKITQMHINNETTFGMGIAAAAMGTKHPSGAWICDPLLANVNKVHVATLPYDTSRLAQDIAGGIGETGCLPSYKDFNSARYGELIKKYLKAKSTAETRTRAARLVEWTTIGAGVPGCMHGGGSPDGAKLFIRSLGDLEKKVDLARRLAGIDEELRDPEKKK; encoded by the coding sequence ATGGCACTTAAAAGTTATGAAGAATATCTTGAATCTCTTCGGAAGATGCGGCCCAATATATATAAGTTCGATGAGTTGATTGAGGATGTGACGACGCACCCGGCCACCAGGAATACGGTTCAGGGTCACGGGCAGACATTTCGGGCTATCACTGATCCGAAGGAAAGAGAAATCCTGACAACTACCTCACACCTGACCGGAGAACCAATCAGCCGTTATCTGTCGATCATTCGCTCGGCTGAGGATATGTTTGCCAACAGCCGGATGAAACGACATATGTTCCATCTAACTGGAACCTGTACTGGGGGACGATGTGCCGGCTGGACGGCTTTGAATTCGATGTTTATCACCACCTATGAAATGGATGAGAGGCTCGGGACCGATTATCATCAGAGATTTTTAACCTGGCTGAAAGACGCCCAGGCGCGGGATATTACCATCTCCGGAGCCCTGACCGACCCCAAGGGTGACCGGACCAAATCGCCGTCGATGCAGGATGATCCTGACATGAATCTTAGGATTGTCGAAAAACGCGATGATGGAATTGTGGTACGGGGCGCCAAAGTGATGATTTGTGGAGTAGCCGCCGCCAACGAGATTTTCATTCTGCCCGGTTCGGCGTACCGAGAGGCGGATAAGGATTATGCCATTTCGTTTGTTATCCCTCGGGATATCGAAAATCTGACCATTGTCGAAACCCGTCATCCCAGCGACATGCGGGAATACGAAGAAGGCTTCGATTCACCCGTGAAAGACGGCGGAATTACCCAGGCTTTTCTGCTTTTTGAAGATGTATTTATACCGAAAGATCGGGTATTTATGGCCGGGGAATTCGATTTCACTTTCAGCGCCGTGAAATATTTTATTGCCCCGTACCGAGCCGCTATTGGAGGATGCGTCGCCGGACAGGGAGATATTAAAATCGGCGCGGCTATTCTTACCGCTCGGGCCAACGGTTTGAATTCCAAGGTCTTTAGCGATAAGATCACCCAGATGCATATCAATAATGAGACAACTTTCGGGATGGGAATTGCCGCTGCGGCCATGGGAACGAAACATCCTTCGGGAGCCTGGATTTGTGATCCTCTACTCGCCAATGTCAATAAGGTCCATGTGGCCACACTTCCTTATGATACGTCACGATTGGCACAGGATATTGCCGGAGGTATTGGTGAAACCGGATGCCTGCCGTCGTATAAGGATTTCAATTCAGCCCGGTACGGTGAATTGATTAAAAAATATTTGAAAGCCAAATCGACCGCCGAAACCCGCACCAGGGCGGCCCGATTGGTGGAATGGACCACAATTGGAGCCGGCGTTCCGGGGTGCATGCATGGAGGGGGATCGCCCGATGGGGCTAAATTGTTTATCCGGTCCCTTGGTGATCTCGAGAAAAAAGTCGATCTGGCCCGCCGCCTGGCGGGAATCGACGAGGAATTGCGGGATCCCGAGAAGAAAAAATAG
- a CDS encoding RluA family pseudouridine synthase: MIDNNAGYKTVSLVIPDQAAGERLDRYLGHMEGIELTRSKIQKLVEDGLVMVDNYPAGHNQKLKGGEIIIINIPPTPVSDIRGEEIPLDIVYEDEYLIVVNKPAGMVTHPGAGNFSGTLVNAVLHHTERISNVQGRERAGIVHRLDRNTSGLVMIARDDKTHLALQKQLKERRVEKTYLAIVCGHMKEETGIIDLPIGRSLKDRKKMAVTYQHSRPARTEYRLLERFRLYDFLEIKLETGRTHQIRVHFSHLGHPLLGDPEYGGRTKWHRGIYSADKIIAEKALAMIDRQALHAGTLGFTHPVTGKILKFNSPLPGDMAKLLDYLRTEGA; encoded by the coding sequence ATGATTGATAACAACGCTGGATATAAGACAGTATCGCTGGTCATTCCCGATCAGGCCGCCGGTGAACGACTTGATCGCTATCTGGGTCATATGGAAGGAATTGAACTGACCCGGAGTAAAATCCAGAAGCTGGTCGAGGATGGTCTGGTGATGGTTGATAATTACCCCGCCGGACACAACCAGAAGCTCAAAGGCGGTGAAATTATCATTATCAATATACCGCCGACTCCTGTTTCTGATATTCGGGGCGAAGAAATCCCGCTCGATATTGTCTATGAAGATGAATATCTGATAGTTGTCAATAAGCCGGCGGGAATGGTGACTCATCCGGGGGCCGGTAATTTCTCAGGGACGCTGGTTAATGCTGTCTTGCACCATACCGAGCGGATTTCTAATGTCCAGGGGCGGGAACGGGCCGGAATAGTCCACCGCCTTGACAGAAATACTTCCGGCCTAGTGATGATTGCCCGCGATGACAAAACGCATCTTGCGCTTCAAAAGCAACTGAAAGAACGCCGGGTCGAAAAAACGTATTTGGCCATTGTCTGCGGCCATATGAAAGAAGAAACCGGGATTATTGATTTACCGATAGGTCGTTCACTTAAAGACCGCAAGAAAATGGCCGTGACTTATCAGCATTCCCGTCCGGCCCGAACCGAATATCGCCTTCTGGAACGGTTTCGACTGTATGACTTCCTGGAGATAAAGCTTGAAACCGGACGGACGCATCAAATACGCGTGCATTTTTCACATCTTGGTCATCCTCTTCTGGGTGATCCCGAATACGGCGGGCGGACCAAATGGCACCGGGGAATTTATTCGGCCGATAAAATTATTGCCGAAAAAGCCCTTGCCATGATTGACCGGCAGGCTCTTCATGCCGGAACGCTGGGATTTACTCATCCGGTGACAGGTAAAATATTGAAATTTAATTCTCCTCTCCCCGGGGATATGGCGAAACTGCTGGATTATCTGAGAACCGAAGGGGCATAA